The window ACAACATCAGAGATTCTACGGAAGAATAAATCCCGTAGGCAAAGATAACCGTGTTTATACGGATTTCCGCTCGTCTGAGTCCAGGCATACTAAATAACAAGTTACCCAATTAGCTCACCCTCTCAGGGAGACGGAAATACTTTTGTCTGATGGAGTTGAGCTTTTTTGTTAATTACTGGAGATCTATCATGAATGAGTATTTCAACACCTTCCTCAATCTCGATGAATCCATCGATCAACTGCTGACGGATGAGCATAATTCTCTAGAGCTTAAGCAATCTGCCACAAGTCTAAGGAAGTCAGTTCAACCGTGCGTTGAAGAACTAAAGCATTCGGCTGTGAAACTTAAAGGATTAGTCCAGGGATGTTTCTATGATTTGTATAACGCCGAGGATGTTTGGAATAGCAAGCCGAAGATTGCTGAAGCTGCTAAAGATGAAATATGGGAGCAAATCGGACAAATTACTGGACGTTCTATCAGAATTCGTAATTTCGCAGATCAATGTAAAGACGAAGCAATAAAACGAGCCAATAAATCTTTAGATGAGCGGGTTGATTTTTTAAGGAAAAAATATTTTATTGACTCAAAAGGCAACAAAAAAAAAGGAATTGGATTTAGTGAAAAAGAGGGATTTATTAAGCAGGTAAATCCTAAAATTGATTATCATTATGAAGAAATGAAACGGATTATAAAAACAAGTATGGGTCTGGTATATCAAGAAATCATTAGTATTCAGATTGAGTCAATTCAACGCTGTATAAGTCTTCTAGATAACCAGAGTAAAGGCCAGTATATTAAGCAAATGGAGTTTATCATTAGTGAACTAGAAACTAAATTCACTGAGCCAACAGAGCATTTACCTAACTATCTTATAGGATTTAAATCGGCTGTAAAGCCAGATGTGAAAGCTTTGGTAGACAAGGGATGGGGAGATATTTACTGGGGAGAGGTTGTTGAGTTCAAAGAAAATGTTTATTCAAAAATTGAGAAGTTTATTACAGCTATCTTTGACGATAGAGTTAAATTAGCGACGGAAGCTCTAGAACAAGCGATCGCATTCTACAATGACTTCCTAGAGCGGCAAGAGCGATATCAGCAAGAGACACCAGAACAGCGCGAAGCTGAAAAAGCTTGGATTGACCAGCAACGTCAGCAACTCCAGCAAGTACAGGATGGGATAGAAGGCATCCTCAATGCTAGTTGATGGGAATACGGCTGGGGGATTGAAGGTGCGATCGCTCTCCAACCAATCAAGCTAAAATCTACAGTAAATCCCTATGATATTAGGGAATCCTTGACTATGCCCAACCAAACATCCTTCACTGAGGCTTTCGCCAATCTTGCCCAACTCTGTGACCAAGTAGTTGCCGATCGGGATGTGGTCATAATTACCCGACAGGACGGTGAAAGCGTGGCTCTCATTGCGGCTGATGAACTCGACAGCTTGATGGAGACAGCCTATTTACTGCGATCGCCCACAAATGCAGCTCGTCTATTAACTGCTCTGCAACGAGCGAAAACAAGAACACTAGAACCTCAAAGCATCAGCGCCCTACGCCAGGAGATAGGACTTGGCGAAGAAGGATAAGAATAAACAACAACCTGAAGACACTCCAGTTCGAGATGCTGTCTTTCATCCAGAGTTTCGAGAAGATCTGGTTTTCTGGATAGAGACAGACCGCAAGACTGCCCTGAGAGCCTTTAAACTAATTGAGGCGATCATGCGTGAGCCTTTTACGGGAATTGGCAAGCCTGAGCTGCTGAAATACTTAGACTCAGGTGCATGGTCACGACGACTCACACAGGAACACCGCATTGTTTACTTGGTCAGTGATGACCGAATTGATTTCCTCCAAGCTCGATATCATTACTAACATTTAGGCGATCGCTCCCCAAAATCCAGAACGAGTGGTCGCCATCCATCCCCCTAAAATGACGCTATGGATTACTCTCCGGTAACTCAAGAATACTCTGCATCGGTTCAGCCGTCGTATCAATCGTCTTCACCGTATCATCTGCTTGAATACCGCCTTGCTCTTTGGCTTTCACCTCTTCCAGTTTTTCTTTAGCAATATTGGTTACCTTCTCCGCTTTGTCTTTAACTTGCTCTTGAAGATTTTGAACACCACGCTTGAGCACCTGCCAATCTTCATGGGTTTTCTTATAGTCTTCCATGAGAAAGTCTGCCGTCTGAGATATTCTTTGATTGAATCCTTCCGCATATTGTTGAGAGTCTTGAGCGATCGCATCGGGAACAATCACCCGCTTACTCCCAACGCTAGCGATCGCTGTGGCAGTGAGCAAGTAAATCCCATCCAAAACCCCACGCCAGCCGTTAGACGTAAATAGATAGCTGACCACAGCGCCAGTTTGAGGCAAAAATAGATAGTCAACAATTTTACCAGCTTTGTTGCCTGCATCCGTCCAAACCTCATGACCGATTAAAGCAACCGCACCCTCCGGCTTTTCGGGAGCGATCGCCTCTGAATCAACATTCACTAAAATGCTATCCTTGCCAATCGCCTCAATTTGTGCCCAAGTAAACGATTGTTTTTTATTGCCGAGGAATCCTGATTTGCAAGTCAAACCCACAACATGATGCGATTGAGGATTTAACCACAGTTGCTCAACACGCCCTACTTCTTCCGCTGTGCGGCGATCTAAAACCAGTCGATTGAGTACCTCACTCTGCTTAACGCTTTCTGGTTGTGTGTTCATAAATAAACTCCTTAGCCCATGCATCTAGTATGCAATCTGCATCGGCTTTCGAGTCGGAACAGGAAGGCGCTGTGATTTTTCTTCGCGATTGCCCGAAAATGCCCTCATTTTAAGGATGTAAGAACTGGAAGAACAGGACGCTGGCGAGCGATCGCTTCAGATCGATGCCTTTGATACCCATTCATACGGAATCCGATTTTATAACCCCCTTTATCCCTAAGAATAGGGAAAAGGGGGACAAGGAAGAATTTAAAGACTTTTGTACTAGGGGTTAAGCGTTGATGACAATCGTCTTCTAACTTTTGTCTCAAATATTTTTCTCCAGTAGAGTCTCAAACTCCGCCTTTAATGAGCCGATATCAGCCACTCTTGCCACTAACAAATTATTACGCCCTGCATCACATAACCGTGCTTTCCAATACCGAATGGGTTCCGAGTGGTTTACCCAGAATTGAATCACCGTGTCCACCACTTCATCCCTGTTCCAACCTTGCTTGGGGGGTACAGTCTCGATCGATTGCAGGAAAGCGTCAAGCTTACATTCATAGCTTCCCAAGTATTCAATTCCTGTGGTTAGAGGTTTTTGGACAAAATTTTGTTGATGATTGAAAAAATCGAGGATCGGAGAAATCCCTAAGAGTTCAAATGTATATTTCACTACTATATCCCTCTCTTTTTGTCAGCTATACAAAAGATTGAACCTATTATGTCCAGCGGATGTTTCCTTAACATCTAACTCAAGTTCAGGTCTTTTGTAAACCATTAGAAGTAAATTTATAGTTAGCACTCTGAACCCTAAAGTGCTAATAGAAAGTTAGCAATCTCAGTCCTCAAGTGCTAATTAAGAACGACTCTTTTTGACCGCTTTAGTCCTCCCGGAGCCAGCATAACAACTAATTTTCTCCTTCATTTGTACCGACCAAACAATAGAGGCACGATCTGATCGTGCCTTGACAAAATTCGGATTGAATCTCAAGAAAAACTGCCCTTAGCCAAATACAGACAACGGGAGATTTTAACTTTTAAGGTGAGTTTTCCCATTCTGGAGTAAGACGACGGTAGTTATATTGAGCCGCACCAGGGTGACAAATCACGCAGCTTGCAGGTTTTACCGTTTGAGAGAACTTCACTCGTGGATGTAGGGCTTTAAAATAAGGAGATTCTGAAATCCGATAGGGAAGGGGCTTTTTCGCCTCTTCTGGACGTGAATAGGCTCGGATGTAGTCCCACATCGTGATTAGCACCGGACCAATCAACGGCTTTAATTGCTGACCAAAATGCTGCTCTGGTTCTAACAGCAGACGACGCCAAGTTTCTGAAGGCAAAACTTCGGGAGGGAGAGGAACGTGACAACTGGCACAGTTTTCTAAGTACAGTTCTTTCCCAAGCTGATAGCGAGGGGTAATGGGATCTACTGTACCCGTCTGTTCAGCCGTCCCCTGAGCAATGAGATCGGGTTGGGCAGGGATTCCTGGCGCGATTTGGGCGCTCACTCCTGGAGGGCTGCCAAACGAGATCGCCATTCCCCACCCCAAGGAGATACTCCACACGAGCAGCAAAAACAACAACACTACTGGTGAACGCCCTCGCTTATACCCTTTGGGTTTAGACTTGACCGATTTAATTTTCTGAAACCCCACACTGGCATGGCTTAAAAAATCCCCAATGGTATTACGTCCTCGAATTCTAGACCTCACACGCTTGGACATAATCAAACAAACAAATTTAAGGAATAGGCACAGATCGCAGCAACTGCTCCACAATCGGCTTCGCTCGACGCCCACCTGCCGGAATCAGACGATGAGCAAGCACATAAGGTGCGAGGAACTTCACATCATCTGGAATCACATAATCTCGACCTTCCAAGAAAGCCAATGCCTGAGCTGTTCGCTGCAAAGCAACAGTACCACGAGGACTCACCCCCAATGTCACTTCTTCCGAGGAGCGGGTCGCTCGGACTAAGTTAACAATATATTGTTGCAACGACTTATCCATTTTCATTTGATGGCAAAGGCTGCGTAACTTCAGAACATCTTCCGCAGAGATACAGGTGCCCAGTTCCGAAACCTTCATCCCCTCTTGATGCCGTTCCAGCATCTGAAGTTCTTCATCTTCCGTAGGATAGCCCAAGCTCAAAGACAGCATGAAGCGATCCATTTGGGCTTCTGGCAAAGGGAACGTTCCTTGATACTCAATCGGGTTTTGGGTGGCAATCACAAAAAACGGCTTAGGTACAGGACGAGAGACACCATCCACCGTTACCTGTTGCTCCTCCATCACCTCCAACAAGGCGGACTGGGTGCGGGGGGTTGCCCGATTAATTTCATCCGCCAGCAGCACATTGGCAAACACGGGGCCTGGGAGAAATTCAAACTCACCACTGCGCTGATTCCAAATATTGGTTCCAGTAATATCAGTGGGCAGAAGGTCGGGCGTGCATTGAATCCGCTGAAACCGTCCCGCAATGGAACGAGCCAGGGATTTAGCCAGAAGTGTTTTCCCAACCCCAGGAACATCTTCTAACAAGGCATGACCGCCCGCTAGCAGCGCCACCAGTACCAGGCGAATCGCCTCGGCTTTGCCGACAATGGTATGACCCAGATTTTCTGTTAGCTGTTCAATCTGTTGTCTCATGACAGTTAGATACCCCCCACAGCCCTATTTTCCTTTTTCTCTTACAGCCTCAGCTTCTAATCCCGACACCCTAACACAGCTCTTGCGGCTTCACAGTCTACCTGAATTTGCCGCTTGAGGTCTTCTAGGGATGCAAATTTTTGTTCGGGTCGCAAAAACTGCTCTAAACTCACCGTCAAGGTCTGACCATACAGATCTCCTGACCAATCTAACAGGTGAACCTCGACGGTTACACCAATGCCACTGACCGTGGGGCGGTGCCCAATATTCATGACCGCGCAGGGAGAGGAGGCAAGAGAGGACAGGGTGGGGTGATGAACTCGCACGCCATAGACGCCATGCTTGGGCAAAAACTTTTCCGGCGGGAGTTGAAGATTTGCGGTGGGAAATCCTAGCTTTCTGCCCAATTGTTGTCCTTTGACGA of the Allocoleopsis franciscana PCC 7113 genome contains:
- a CDS encoding type II toxin-antitoxin system Phd/YefM family antitoxin translates to MPNQTSFTEAFANLAQLCDQVVADRDVVIITRQDGESVALIAADELDSLMETAYLLRSPTNAARLLTALQRAKTRTLEPQSISALRQEIGLGEEG
- a CDS encoding Txe/YoeB family addiction module toxin — translated: MAKKDKNKQQPEDTPVRDAVFHPEFREDLVFWIETDRKTALRAFKLIEAIMREPFTGIGKPELLKYLDSGAWSRRLTQEHRIVYLVSDDRIDFLQARYHY
- a CDS encoding PRC-barrel domain-containing protein, yielding MNTQPESVKQSEVLNRLVLDRRTAEEVGRVEQLWLNPQSHHVVGLTCKSGFLGNKKQSFTWAQIEAIGKDSILVNVDSEAIAPEKPEGAVALIGHEVWTDAGNKAGKIVDYLFLPQTGAVVSYLFTSNGWRGVLDGIYLLTATAIASVGSKRVIVPDAIAQDSQQYAEGFNQRISQTADFLMEDYKKTHEDWQVLKRGVQNLQEQVKDKAEKVTNIAKEKLEEVKAKEQGGIQADDTVKTIDTTAEPMQSILELPESNP
- a CDS encoding diheme cytochrome C — its product is MSKRVRSRIRGRNTIGDFLSHASVGFQKIKSVKSKPKGYKRGRSPVVLLFLLLVWSISLGWGMAISFGSPPGVSAQIAPGIPAQPDLIAQGTAEQTGTVDPITPRYQLGKELYLENCASCHVPLPPEVLPSETWRRLLLEPEQHFGQQLKPLIGPVLITMWDYIRAYSRPEEAKKPLPYRISESPYFKALHPRVKFSQTVKPASCVICHPGAAQYNYRRLTPEWENSP
- a CDS encoding AAA family ATPase; amino-acid sequence: MRQQIEQLTENLGHTIVGKAEAIRLVLVALLAGGHALLEDVPGVGKTLLAKSLARSIAGRFQRIQCTPDLLPTDITGTNIWNQRSGEFEFLPGPVFANVLLADEINRATPRTQSALLEVMEEQQVTVDGVSRPVPKPFFVIATQNPIEYQGTFPLPEAQMDRFMLSLSLGYPTEDEELQMLERHQEGMKVSELGTCISAEDVLKLRSLCHQMKMDKSLQQYIVNLVRATRSSEEVTLGVSPRGTVALQRTAQALAFLEGRDYVIPDDVKFLAPYVLAHRLIPAGGRRAKPIVEQLLRSVPIP